The genomic stretch ggcccacaacaaaaagaagctgtaatagaaaaatatttcaaaccgtttcagacgggttgcttcaaacatccaacaagtacatatcaCATATCagtttatgctaaatattgatggaggggaaagAAATGGTAAGGGACGAAATgtcggtggggggggggggggggggggggggggaaggggaaagttgaacaaggacggatatacaagggaatgccatgttctttaaaaacagtcgcactacaacgtaaaccacaatagcgtagacactcatgtaataaagataaacacacaactacgatcaactgaccgcctcggtagcctagtggtagagcgtccgcttcgagtgcgggaggtcgtgggttcgatccccggccgcgtcataccaaagacgtaaaaaatggtactagtagcttcctcgcttggcgctcagcattaagagggtagtgctaggactggtcagcccggtgtcagtataatgtgactgggtggggtatcatatcacgtgtctacggcgtgatattccagtgaggcagcactataaagttgggcattgtgctcactgctacaagtagacaccgtcgtttatatcactgaaaaactgttgaaaaagacgttaaacccgaacacacacaaacacacacacacgatcaactgaataacataaaaaacgaacaagcaacacataagaaaacagtagggcaccgttatagactcacaaacgcacccacacaagtaggaaaaacaatcaagtaccgtcttttcggctgccaaaacaaagcggagccacgaaaacttactaaaagtaaagggggaggggatgcaaaaagtagcgttaATGCAGaggaaaggagagggcaatagggggagtggggcggaggcaaaacgcttacaacaaacaagaaaacatacgcaacagacaatacaagacagacaaaacagccagttgaaaataggggcaccgctttggaacggtcagtaacctaaataaagggaACTGgtggtttaaacgcgtttagggcatgccaacaaGTCTTTTCCTTGATGAAATAACCACTCTAAGCTAGGTTCCATATATGTtgacttacattttacaaaataatacctCTTTTCCAACTTAGAATGTTTTGCTTATAAACTAATATTTGGACAGGTCTTCAGTCTGAAGTAGTCGAGCACGTTGTCATTAAACAGTTCTTGTTGAGAGACGTTTATCAGTTCTATGAgggtgatatcatattttaataaataaaaatattttacctgatTCGATTTTATTGACATTGCGATAAATTATTTATAACCTGTTaagaaatttgttttcaaaacattgttaATGAAAGTTTTGAGAGTTTATTTACATAGTTTATTCTCACTTCAATTTGAAGCCTTATAAAGTGagataaatttgaatatttatgtttacaCTCTAATCCgtacattcatttgataaaatatcaatacGTGCCTAAATCAATTCAAAATGATTATTCTTTTTTATCGATATCAACGGTTGGATCAGAAATACATCCATACCGTTttgaaaaatgaaactttttatcaCTTGTATATTAGAAAATGGTTTTTATAGTGCGGACATTTTGCAACAATAATTCTCGTTTTTTAAACGAACAAAATTTGAATATGTTCATGTGTTGTCACTAAGGAAATTATTTGATAGGATTAAAATATTCATAGCCTTCAAAATTTTGACCATGtggattttattttatataagtatAGATTTGTTTTTAGGTACGTATGCTTTTAGTTTTATTTGATTGCTTGTTTTGTAATGCCAATTATAAGTTGAAGGTACTTGATATGACATTATTCGAGATTTGGGACTACATATATATAGTTTATCAAAATGCATTGACAACTTCCCCATACGAATCAGTAGAGTAGGACATTAGACAGTGCTCCATTAATCAAGTCCTTACAAAGAATAACTTACCTACGTACATCAATCAAGTTCTCAGGAAGAACATCTTTCTCTGTAACCTTGTATGGAACtctttaaatttgttcaaattgaacCGCATGCGGAGCAGCTagagtaaaataaaattaatttctcAAGAGGCATTTGATGGTCTTCACCAAACGTGTGTAGCATACATGTATGGTTCATATATTTGTTCGAATGTAATCTGCTTTGTCCCATTAAAGCGCAATCACAGACAGTAAAGAAACTTGATACGACTCCTCTTGAAACACATGATGGACCTTCAGCAAATTTGGTCAGTGGTTCCATTCGACCCCTTACAGTGCCTCTCTGAGTTAAATCAACAACTTTTCATAAGCATCTCCATCGATCTTCACTGAACCGTTTCTTTATCACAATTGTATAGATctcatttatttttgttcagttaGTACCGCTTTGTCCTTTTTATGATCCAGCAAccgtaaaatttgaaaatacatggCTTTTCCTCATAAACTACTTTTtgaatctttataaattttggtCTTTAACAACactattttgttcaaatggtacCGCTTAATTACTTCCATGAGCCACCAGCGCTAATATAGACACTAAACTTTGAACgacttcttgaaaaccactacgTGGTTATTCATGGAACAAAGTCTGTTTTAAGTGGTTCTGCTTGATTGCTCTTAGGCAATTTTTAGCTTCTAAAGGAAAACCTTTTGAAAAACTTCCTACAACCGCTTCGTGCATGAAGTTTGTACCTATGGTTTTCCTTAACTTCCTCATTTTTGCAAGTGTCAATTTATCATATTTCGTGATTAGAATTCTTCACGCTttacaaaattattgtatttaatgGTGCAGTGTGTCACGGTATATATTTTAAGGGCAAGGGATGTCTGTCAATTAGTTAATTCTATATGAATGCAATCCTTTCATTTGCTGAAGTTTTAAAATCGGACTGCTATTGAAAAAGATTAGGCAGTGTGGAATTTATGAAAATGTCTAATGGaagcagccattttagtgtgtttacaACGTCATTTACACATTGCCGGGTTCTTTAACTTATATAAgcaaagtaataaataaatttcatatgtttcttcagTGTAAGATGTTAGACAGGGTAATTTCTTTCATGGCTAAACTGCTggttttgaaatttcatattgATCATAAAACCATGTGCGAtataaattacaaagaaaaagtTGATAAAATAAGGAACGTAATTTCGTACTGGAACAAGATTACACCGATTTGCCGGATAACTGTTGTAAAATCTCTTCTTTTACTAttgctgaaacatttttttatgtctCTACCAAAACCCGAAACACAGACCTtacaggaaataaataaactgtttttggACTTTGTTTGGCAAGGGCcggcaaaaattaaaaaatcagaAGTAGTAAGGAATATGCAGAAGGCAGATTGAAAATGGTTGACGTGTACACATCcatgaaaagtttaaaacttaCCTGGCTTTAAAGGATGTTAAAGGGTACAAATAACAAATGTTACAGTCTTACTGTTAATTTATTGAAACTGGAAAAAACTATACAATTGTGGAATACATAGACATAATGGTAAACAATGTTACAAAATGCTTTTGGAGAGATGTATTGCGTGCATAGTCTGAACTGATTGAAAAATCTGAGATAGCTACGATGGACAATTTTCTTGAAGTGCCATTATTCTGTAATCACTTTATTCACATTGATAGAAAACCTGTATTTCTGAAGTTACGGTATGATAATGGTATTAGATATGTGGAAGATATTATGAAcaaaattgggatttttattGACCAACAAGACCTAGAGAGAACTTcggatttgaaaataaattttcttttcatatgcAGGAAAAAAGCAATCTTACAAGCTTTTAAATCTGTTTGTTTAATGGATAAAACGCGGATTTGAACTGTTTTCCCAGTTATACCTTTTTATGAAGCCTATTTTAAGTACAGATAAAGGAATAAAACAAATGTAcagaatttttataaaaaaaactccgACAATCCAACGTCTCAAGAAAAATGGTGTAACATCTTTGATATTGATAACGCTGAAtggaaatgtatatatatatatagctgggTTGATGTGACGTGtaatgatacatatttacagTGGTTACAAACTAGAATTGCTCATAGAATATTAGGTAccaatgttttgttattttaaatgaacaaGACTATAACcgaatattgtacattttgtaaacgTGAAAAAGAAACTAtagttcatttattttatgaatgagctcatgtaaaacattaaatttggTCACTTCCCAAGACTTCTGATGAAAAGTTTTTTACTCATTGTAAATCCTTTATCTTGGGATACCCAGGAAAAACTGTATGTAATTATAACGTGTTGTGTTTAGAAATTAAAAGATACATATTTCTCTGTAAAAGGAGAGATATTATACAATCTTACATGGACTTAGAGCAAGCTTTAAACCTGCTACCGCAATGATTAATAAAACATGTAGAGTAGATAAACAAAATGGATGGAGTCTTGTAGAACTTCTAAGTCATTAAAAGAAGTATACTGATGCTTTACTAGTATTCGATATTTAACTTGCATTCCTGCGTAAGCATAGAATTATTAGTGCGGAGAAGAAACCTTttatatgaataattatatatCTTGTTGATAAGTTTGTCATGTTGTTCTCGCGTAGTAAATGtgtttttgaaagatattttaaataatgttgGTGTTCATATTGTAACtgtttatattatatgtaacatTCAGAATTATATAGACTTAGAACtgaaatgtagtttttaaaagaATGTAGTTTTAAAAGCAGATGGGGTAGAATAACAATTTTTTATAATTGATGTATCACAGTTATATTGTTAACTCTGCTTTAAATATTTCTAGGCTatggagaagaattctataagactatgagtctttcattcttatcctttcctacttATCTTGTGCAAACtatgatttatatatttaatttgtacatgtattacttggaataaaatatgtttgaattaaatatttctgttttgtcaaaatgatttattttgtttaaactttatattACGTAGTGACACCAATGTTAGTATAGTTTTGAAAAAGCCATAGAGCTTGTATGTAATATttgaattgaatttaaaaataaattctttcatGGCATCTGGAAAAGGTAGAGAAATTAGTTACAGAGAAATATGTAAATACAGTCCAGATATGTAACTAGAAATTCAAAAAGTCTGCCATTTTTTATGTTGCCATGGAAATGAAACAAAACGGCCACCATTTTACCAAAAATTGAAATGCTTGCTCATTCCTATGTCAGTCGCTTCTGTAAAAGATTTAAGAAATCTTAACAGACACAATCAACATATAAGGACAGCATTGTTTGTCCCTTTAAGGTCAAAATGTCATGATTGAATGAGCATCATTGGTGAGGGGTATggaccctcttgtttgtatattcaaaatattcggaaccagtttgttttatttcctaaaaATTGACGGACTATGTTTATCGATTGACTTGCCCATAATATGCTTTGATTTCTATTCAGTTGATCGTGTAGCGGGACGAGGCTTCAGAAGTTACCGTGGAAATGGGGGATCTGGCACCTCTTCGTAAGTTAACACGCTGGATATGATGTAAATTTGCAGATATAACACTGCGGATTAGTATATCTTTGTTTGAGTAAATAGATATTGTTACTATCATCTGGTAAATAATCTCTTATTAGAACTTAACTTTCTCATGATTAGGGCTAAAACATATATGTCGTATCTCATAATAAGAATTTATATCTCATATTCTGAATCAACACTTTGCTCTAAGTATTGGCCAGTCACAAATGTTGTTCAACAGTCGGAGCGAAGGTTGACATTGCTTTAAGTTGTAAGCTCGCGTAGTGCTCATACGTGAACTGTTGTGATCCTCTGCTGTTTTGTGTCTGATCCTATAAATGAAGTATTATTGATTCGACAACGACAGCTTCATCAGTGGCAGTACCTAAGAAACCAGGTGGTATAAAATGGAAGAACAATAGACCATCTCGATTGCTATACAGCTATATAGTAGCACGGACCCTGATGACAGCGGCTATACCAGCGACAACAAGTAGAAACCCATAGATCTGCACAtatccgtgacgatttgatagaagacactgtgtctgaaatcattcgtcatccacctctgataattcatgtagggaagttggcagttatttgcggagaacaggtttgtactggtacagaatccaggaacactgggtaggttaactgcccgtcgttaattgaatgaaatactgttgaaaaacggcgttaaatccaaaacaaactgCCCATATGCATATCGGGATTATTATCCGGAGATCAAACTCTGGGTAACCCCTCCACCATCAATTACTGAATTGTCCCCGCATGATATAACACGTGCCATCTTAGTTCGACTTTTACTTCCAGCAAACACAGCCATATATTAGAACACACTCGGTATTTACTTCCATTTTTGTATTTCAGTCTTGGTGGTATGATTGCAGGCTTCGTGTTTCTAGGTCTCATGTTTCTGATCGTAATAGCTGTGCTTATATACAGATGCTATTCTATGAAGCAGCAAGGAAGAACGTTTTTCCAGTGTAAGTTTTTATTACTATTAGATATGCCAGTAATTCTTACTAAACTGTCACATTGCGTTATGACCGATTTTACTTTATGTAGTGCCGTAAAATAGATCACCTTCTAAAGTAAATAGACGTATTTCTTTCTGGTAATACACG from Mercenaria mercenaria strain notata chromosome 16, MADL_Memer_1, whole genome shotgun sequence encodes the following:
- the LOC123541110 gene encoding cysteine and tyrosine-rich protein 1-like, which translates into the protein MWILFYISIDLFLVDRVAGRGFRSYRGNGGSGTSSLGGMIAGFVFLGLMFLIVIAVLIYRCYSMKQQGRTFFQSNTNRTQPTMPSSVVASGNTTSPPKDAPPPYRNDYVPEYSTFPPPPAYTWSQQSQDPVYPPPPPASNY